From Acidobacteriota bacterium, one genomic window encodes:
- a CDS encoding metal-binding protein, which produces MPSGKTHDAVTFLFIVPVFAVAYLFTREYVLPSVVATAFLFGGIMFGPDLDTLSQQYSRWGTFRFLWLPYQKFFPHRSRWSHGLVFGTFFRVVYFAGAATVITFIAAYILAVYRGGDLPRMAEFADAWRSIGTSVRSNFGDHSIAAAFIGVWLGAASHTLTDMAGSFVRTGRIGEYL; this is translated from the coding sequence ATGCCAAGCGGGAAAACTCACGACGCAGTAACGTTCCTCTTTATCGTGCCGGTTTTCGCGGTGGCGTATTTGTTCACGCGCGAATACGTTCTGCCGTCCGTCGTCGCGACGGCATTTCTTTTCGGCGGGATCATGTTCGGGCCAGATCTCGATACCTTAAGTCAGCAATACTCTCGCTGGGGCACGTTTCGCTTTCTGTGGCTTCCGTATCAAAAGTTCTTTCCGCACCGTTCGCGTTGGTCGCACGGACTGGTCTTCGGAACATTCTTTCGCGTCGTATACTTTGCCGGCGCTGCAACGGTGATAACATTTATCGCCGCATACATTCTGGCGGTCTACCGCGGCGGAGATCTGCCGCGAATGGCAGAATTTGCCGATGCGTGGCGGTCGATCGGAACATCGGTAAGGTCAAATTTCGGCGACCATTCTATCGCAGCCGCATTCATCGGAGTTTGGCTTGGCGCCGCAAGTCACACTTTAACGGATATGGCCGGAAGTTTCGTACGGACCGGACGGATTGGAGAGTATTTGTGA
- a CDS encoding type II toxin-antitoxin system HicA family toxin — MKVNDVIKLIEKDGWILVRRRGSHRHFHHPVKPGKESVDMPVGTLNSVLKQAGLKR, encoded by the coding sequence TTGAAAGTCAACGATGTAATAAAATTGATCGAAAAAGATGGATGGATCCTTGTCAGAAGGCGTGGGAGCCATCGCCATTTTCATCATCCGGTCAAACCGGGAAAAGAGAGTGTCGATATGCCGGTTGGCACATTAAACAGTGTTCTTAAACAAGCTGGGTTGAAGAGATAA
- the wecB gene encoding UDP-N-acetylglucosamine 2-epimerase (non-hydrolyzing) has product MSKILNIVGARPNFMKIAPIQREMQRRSNEFQPLIVHTGQHYDEAMSDSFFRDLGIPAPDHHLEVGSASHAVQTARIMMAFEPVVLKEKPDWVLVVGDVNSTIACALVCAKLGVKIAHVEAGLRSRDRSMPEEINRILTDSISDLLLTTSQDADENLRQEGVSADKIRFVGNVMIDSLYYNLEKAKQLKIRENLGLTEYAVTTLHRPSNVDEPEILGGLLDALRDVSKRLPVVFPVHPRTRANIEKFGFENKIAGSGVRLIDPLGYLDFMNLYSGARLVLTDSGGLQEETTALGIPCLTLRENTERPITIELGTNVLVGTNPDKIRAAACEILENSSKKAPGIPPLWDGKAARRICDALLG; this is encoded by the coding sequence ATGAGTAAGATCCTCAACATTGTCGGTGCCCGGCCGAATTTTATGAAGATCGCGCCGATCCAGCGCGAGATGCAGCGGCGGAGCAACGAGTTTCAGCCGCTCATCGTTCATACCGGCCAGCATTATGACGAGGCAATGTCCGATTCGTTCTTCCGCGATCTTGGAATTCCCGCGCCGGATCATCATCTCGAGGTCGGCTCGGCGTCGCATGCGGTTCAGACGGCGCGGATAATGATGGCGTTCGAGCCGGTCGTTCTCAAAGAAAAACCCGATTGGGTGCTGGTCGTCGGCGATGTCAATTCGACCATCGCCTGTGCGTTGGTCTGCGCGAAACTCGGCGTCAAGATCGCACACGTCGAGGCCGGACTCCGTTCGCGCGACCGATCGATGCCGGAAGAGATCAACCGCATTCTGACGGATTCGATCTCCGATCTGCTGCTCACAACCTCGCAGGACGCGGACGAAAATCTAAGACAAGAAGGCGTCAGCGCCGACAAGATCAGGTTCGTCGGCAACGTGATGATCGACTCACTCTACTACAATCTTGAAAAAGCCAAGCAATTGAAGATTCGCGAGAATCTGGGATTGACCGAATACGCGGTGACAACGCTGCACCGTCCGTCGAATGTCGATGAGCCCGAAATCCTCGGCGGATTGCTTGACGCGCTCCGAGATGTTTCGAAACGGCTTCCGGTCGTTTTTCCCGTTCACCCTCGGACGCGCGCGAACATCGAGAAATTCGGATTCGAAAACAAGATCGCCGGTTCCGGAGTTCGATTGATCGATCCGCTCGGTTATCTGGATTTTATGAATCTTTATTCGGGCGCACGGCTCGTTTTAACCGATTCCGGCGGTCTGCAGGAAGAAACAACGGCGCTCGGAATCCCCTGCCTGACGCTCCGCGAGAACACCGAACGTCCGATCACGATCGAGCTCGGAACCAACGTCCTTGTAGGTACGAACCCCGACAAGATCCGCGCCGCCGCGTGCGAGATCCTCGAAAATTCATCCAAAAAAGCCCCCGGGATCCCGCCCCTCTGGGACGGAAAAGCGGCCCGGAGAATCTGCGACGCGTTGTTGGGTTAG
- a CDS encoding amidohydrolase family protein, translated as MRKLGSLIIITTMLFASAVNAESPRITVIKAGRLVDTEKAVVLENQLILIENNLIKAVGTNLKIPEGAIVIDLSNSYVLPGFIDAHVHLTSETDGNYYDNLFRRSFVDSAITAHLNAKATLDAGFTSVRNLGADAFIDVALKNAINSGKIPGPRMQIATFNIAATGNSAAGANHRDLSGFSPWLDSRLPEEISNVADGPEGLRKKVRYLIKYGAEVIKFRASGGVLSEEAQVGAPKFSQEEMNAIVAEARLHGIKVAAHAHGAESIKMAIRAGVDSIEHGSFLDDEGIRMMKERGTVLVADIYNDDYILAEFGKLGYPDKILEKERFVGRTQRENFRKAVAAGVKVAYGTDAGVYPHGWNAKQFSKMVEWGLTPMEAIRAATVGSAELLGWSGAVGSIAPGKFADIVAVPTDPLRDITVLEKLGFVMKDGNVVRSGR; from the coding sequence ATGCGAAAACTAGGAAGTCTGATCATCATCACGACGATGCTCTTCGCCTCGGCCGTGAATGCCGAATCACCGAGAATCACCGTCATCAAAGCCGGCAGATTGGTTGACACCGAAAAAGCGGTCGTCCTTGAAAATCAGTTGATCCTGATCGAAAACAACTTGATCAAGGCCGTCGGAACGAACCTGAAGATTCCGGAGGGCGCAATCGTCATCGATCTTTCGAATTCATACGTTCTGCCCGGCTTCATCGACGCGCACGTTCATCTGACGAGCGAGACGGACGGAAATTACTACGACAATCTTTTTCGCCGGTCATTTGTCGATTCGGCAATTACCGCCCATCTTAACGCCAAGGCCACGCTCGATGCCGGTTTTACGTCCGTGCGCAATCTCGGCGCCGACGCCTTCATCGACGTTGCGCTGAAGAATGCGATCAACTCCGGAAAGATCCCGGGGCCGCGGATGCAGATCGCGACCTTCAACATCGCGGCGACCGGAAACAGCGCGGCCGGAGCGAATCATCGTGATTTGAGCGGATTCTCGCCGTGGCTCGATTCGCGTCTTCCGGAAGAGATCTCGAATGTTGCCGACGGCCCTGAAGGACTTCGGAAAAAGGTCCGATACCTCATCAAGTATGGTGCCGAAGTGATCAAGTTCCGCGCGAGCGGCGGCGTTTTGTCGGAGGAAGCGCAGGTTGGTGCGCCGAAGTTCTCGCAGGAAGAAATGAACGCCATAGTCGCCGAGGCAAGGCTTCACGGCATCAAGGTGGCAGCGCACGCTCACGGGGCCGAGAGCATAAAGATGGCGATCCGCGCGGGCGTCGATTCGATCGAACATGGTTCCTTTCTCGATGATGAAGGTATCCGGATGATGAAGGAACGCGGAACCGTTCTGGTCGCAGACATCTATAACGACGATTACATTCTCGCCGAATTTGGAAAACTCGGCTATCCGGACAAGATCCTCGAAAAGGAGCGCTTCGTCGGGCGGACACAGCGCGAAAATTTCCGAAAGGCGGTCGCAGCAGGTGTCAAAGTCGCGTATGGTACGGACGCCGGAGTTTATCCGCACGGTTGGAACGCGAAGCAGTTCTCGAAGATGGTCGAATGGGGATTGACGCCGATGGAAGCGATCCGTGCGGCGACGGTGGGTTCCGCCGAACTGCTTGGATGGTCGGGAGCGGTCGGTTCGATCGCGCCAGGAAAGTTCGCCGACATCGTTGCCGTGCCGACCGATCCGTTGCGGGACATAACGGTTTTGGAAAAGCTCGGATTCGTAATGAAGGACGGAAACGTCGTGCGATCCGGGCGTTAG
- a CDS encoding amidohydrolase family protein has translation MKSIKRTLGLAGLLIVSFAAFASAQATKITAIKAGKLVDTEKGVVLENQVILIENNIIKAVGPSLAIPAGATVIDLSNSTVMPGFIDTHVHQTGQSEGNYYDTLFRQSFVDAAVTAHIYAKRTLDAGFTAVRDVGSEGFVALALKNAINAGKIPGPRMQVANYYIGSTGSHGDLVGFSPWLGSRMPEEMSGIADGVDGVRKKVRYMIKYGADVIKFGASAGVLTEEASVGAPQFTQEEMNAIVDEAKMHGIKTCAHAHGTEAIKMAIKAGVASIEHGSFIDDEGIRMMKERGTYLSADIYNDDYIMAEFARLGYPQKILDKEKLVGRTQRENFRKCVVAGVKIAYGTDAGIFPHGWNGKQFAKQVEWGQTPMQAIQSATIVSAELLGWRDQIGSIAVGKFADIVAVNGNPLAGIAILENVQFVMKDGIVVKAEK, from the coding sequence ATGAAAAGCATAAAAAGAACATTGGGACTTGCCGGACTGTTGATCGTGTCGTTTGCGGCGTTCGCAAGCGCACAAGCAACGAAGATAACGGCGATCAAGGCCGGCAAGCTTGTCGATACTGAAAAGGGCGTCGTGCTCGAAAATCAGGTCATTCTGATCGAGAACAACATCATCAAAGCCGTCGGACCGAGCCTGGCGATTCCCGCCGGAGCGACCGTGATCGATCTTTCGAATTCGACCGTTATGCCCGGATTCATCGACACGCACGTCCATCAAACAGGTCAATCCGAAGGCAATTACTACGACACGCTGTTTCGACAGTCGTTCGTTGACGCAGCGGTGACCGCGCATATTTATGCGAAACGAACGCTCGACGCGGGCTTTACCGCCGTTCGTGACGTTGGATCGGAAGGGTTCGTTGCGTTGGCGCTGAAGAATGCGATCAATGCCGGGAAAATTCCCGGTCCGCGAATGCAGGTCGCGAACTATTACATCGGCTCGACCGGAAGCCACGGCGACCTCGTCGGATTCTCGCCTTGGCTCGGGAGCCGGATGCCCGAAGAAATGTCGGGCATCGCCGACGGTGTCGACGGCGTGCGCAAGAAGGTTCGTTATATGATCAAGTACGGCGCGGACGTCATCAAGTTCGGCGCGAGCGCGGGGGTTTTGACCGAAGAGGCGAGCGTCGGCGCACCCCAATTCACGCAAGAAGAGATGAATGCCATCGTCGATGAAGCGAAGATGCACGGCATCAAAACTTGCGCGCACGCCCACGGGACTGAAGCGATCAAGATGGCGATCAAGGCCGGCGTCGCGTCGATCGAGCACGGTTCGTTCATCGACGACGAAGGTATCCGGATGATGAAGGAGCGCGGGACGTATCTTTCGGCCGATATTTACAACGACGATTACATAATGGCCGAATTTGCCAGGCTCGGATATCCGCAGAAGATCCTCGACAAAGAGAAACTGGTCGGACGCACGCAACGCGAGAATTTCAGGAAATGCGTTGTCGCCGGCGTGAAGATCGCTTACGGTACCGATGCGGGGATATTCCCGCACGGCTGGAACGGGAAGCAGTTCGCGAAGCAGGTCGAATGGGGACAGACGCCGATGCAGGCGATTCAATCGGCGACGATCGTTTCCGCCGAACTCCTCGGCTGGCGCGATCAGATCGGTTCAATCGCGGTCGGGAAATTCGCCGACATCGTCGCCGTCAACGGCAATCCGCTCGCGGGTATCGCGATCCTGGAGAATGTCCAGTTCGTGATGAAGGACGGAATTGTCGTTAAGGCCGAGAAGTGA
- a CDS encoding UbiA family prenyltransferase, whose translation MGSFWQKLKTTLGMIKFEHTLFALPFAFLGAILAADGIPGWRQMLGITLAMVGARSAAMTFNRLIDRRFDAENPRTSGRELPSGKLSVGFAWMFLAASVVLFELAAYFLNWLTLVLSPIALLSVLGYSYAKRFTSFAHLILGWALAISPTAAWIAVRGSLDSEVPILLSMVVMMWTAGFDVMYACQDYEFDRKAGLQSIPARFGIRNSLWIARIFHVQAFFVLLLFYAVTELGWLALAGVGGVGTLLIYQHTLVKPTDLSRMNAAFFTTNAFVSIILLLTFGGAVFLR comes from the coding sequence ATGGGTTCGTTTTGGCAAAAACTAAAGACCACGCTCGGAATGATCAAGTTCGAACATACGCTGTTCGCGCTGCCGTTCGCATTTCTGGGGGCGATCCTCGCGGCTGACGGCATTCCGGGGTGGCGGCAGATGCTTGGAATCACTCTCGCGATGGTCGGCGCACGCTCGGCTGCGATGACCTTCAATCGTTTGATCGACCGCAGATTCGACGCGGAGAACCCGCGAACATCTGGACGGGAATTGCCGAGCGGAAAACTGTCGGTCGGCTTCGCCTGGATGTTTCTCGCGGCTTCGGTCGTTCTCTTTGAACTGGCTGCATACTTTTTGAATTGGCTGACGCTCGTACTCTCTCCGATCGCTTTGCTGAGCGTGCTCGGTTATTCCTACGCCAAGCGATTCACAAGCTTTGCCCATCTGATTCTCGGCTGGGCGCTGGCGATCAGTCCGACGGCCGCGTGGATCGCGGTTCGCGGTTCGCTCGATTCCGAAGTTCCGATACTTCTTTCGATGGTCGTGATGATGTGGACGGCGGGTTTCGACGTGATGTACGCGTGTCAGGATTATGAGTTTGACCGCAAGGCGGGATTGCAATCGATCCCGGCGCGCTTCGGCATTCGGAACTCGCTTTGGATCGCGCGGATCTTTCACGTTCAGGCGTTTTTTGTTTTGCTGCTTTTCTACGCGGTCACCGAGCTTGGATGGCTCGCGCTCGCCGGCGTCGGTGGGGTCGGAACGCTTCTGATTTACCAGCACACGCTGGTCAAACCGACCGATTTGAGCCGGATGAACGCCGCATTTTTTACGACAAACGCATTCGTCAGCATAATTCTTCTCCTAACCTTCGGCGGCGCGGTTTTCCTTCGATGA
- the mqnE gene encoding aminofutalosine synthase MqnE — protein MQFSFDTNLNRIAEKVEAGDRLTFDEGIELYRTGDLNALGKLADHVRRKRHGLTTYFNVNRHFNHTNICVADCKFCNFYRRARDTDAYTHSIEEGVEIARNAVAEGATELHIVGGLNTKLPFDYYTGLFSALKENFPKLHVKALTMVELDFMARFYKMSDEDLIEQLKAAGMDSCPGGGAEIFAEPTRSRICDHKCGGDRWLELAGKCHAAGVKTNATILYGHIETIEDRIDHLVRLREQQDISGGFQCFIPLAFYPPDSALSSLPGPDGVDSLKTIAISRLMLDNFDHVKAYWVMLGKHLAQVALHFGANDLDGTITDGGELTEAYSIENGEVKMTKQQLIALIENAGFEAVERDTVYNRVEKIAA, from the coding sequence ATGCAATTTTCTTTTGATACAAATCTGAACCGGATCGCTGAAAAAGTTGAAGCGGGCGATCGTTTGACATTCGATGAGGGAATCGAGCTTTACCGGACCGGCGACCTGAACGCGCTCGGGAAACTGGCCGATCACGTACGCCGCAAGCGGCATGGCCTGACGACTTATTTCAACGTCAACCGGCATTTCAATCACACCAATATCTGTGTCGCGGACTGCAAGTTCTGCAACTTTTACCGGCGCGCACGCGATACGGACGCATACACGCACTCGATCGAGGAAGGCGTCGAGATCGCCCGCAACGCCGTCGCGGAAGGCGCGACCGAACTGCATATCGTCGGCGGTCTGAACACGAAATTGCCGTTCGATTATTACACCGGCCTGTTTTCCGCTCTCAAGGAGAACTTTCCCAAGCTTCACGTCAAGGCGTTGACGATGGTCGAACTCGATTTTATGGCCCGGTTCTACAAGATGTCGGACGAGGATCTGATCGAACAGCTCAAGGCGGCCGGAATGGATTCGTGCCCCGGCGGCGGCGCCGAGATCTTTGCCGAACCGACGCGCTCGCGCATCTGCGACCATAAATGCGGCGGCGACCGTTGGCTCGAACTCGCCGGAAAATGCCACGCAGCCGGAGTCAAGACCAATGCGACGATCCTCTACGGTCATATCGAGACGATCGAGGATCGGATCGACCATCTCGTCCGGCTTCGCGAGCAGCAGGACATATCGGGCGGTTTCCAGTGCTTCATCCCGCTCGCTTTCTATCCGCCGGACAGCGCGCTGTCGTCGCTTCCCGGTCCCGACGGCGTCGATTCGCTGAAGACGATCGCCATCTCGCGCCTGATGCTCGACAATTTCGATCATGTGAAGGCGTACTGGGTGATGCTCGGCAAACACCTCGCGCAGGTCGCGCTTCATTTCGGCGCGAACGACCTCGACGGCACGATCACCGACGGCGGTGAACTGACCGAAGCCTACTCGATCGAGAACGGCGAGGTAAAGATGACGAAACAACAGTTGATCGCGCTGATCGAGAACGCCGGATTCGAGGCGGTTGAGAGAGATACGGTTTATAACCGGGTGGAGAAGATTGCCGCTTGA
- a CDS encoding nucleotide sugar dehydrogenase: protein MIKDELNNLIAEKRARIGVIGLGYVGLPLIIEFALKGFSTTGFEVDGKKVDSLNGGVSHIVDVPSTDVEKAIAAGKFGATTDFSQLKACDVIIICVPTPLRKTKDPDMSYILAAGEEIKKYARRGQLVILESTTYPGTTDEVLQPMIEEAGLKLDEDFLLAFSPERVDPGNPQFQTHNITKVVGGVGKDSTEVSTLLYSQIVEKVHPVSSARVAEAAKLWENTFRAINIGMANEMAKVCNALNIDTWEVVRAAATKPFGFMAFYPGPGIGGHCLSGKETVIVRDENGRRIENLQELFKSESSKNRVRRFDVHGSDVIYKPGLEALSVNMETNKPEWKPVQYLFKRDTDAELVKVTTSDNRKLTVTDLHPMLVVNADGKLVQVFAKDLKPNDRLPLQNRQIQTANCKRVLIDVIKLIPENLANKVRVVLSDTNLVQYREKLRKHLSSEKLWELSKVNYLSLADFRQAESELGIDRSDVTLRIGRGPSSSSFPAVVELTSDLCRLIGYYLAEGCATKEKGNERIRFSFHRLETEFIDDVRQILNRELGVKSSVHDSRIHQVTHIRVASALFGWFLVEVLQCGRRSTEMQIPDALLDLPETHKTELLKGLLRGDGDVYVSSGMNRYERNGRIYNHKNTSAEIGYFSSSEKLFQQVVFLLQEQGFTPTFKRVKPHLQMKGRDQIARMADWLGEKGSKLQTYFSNSLRSTKSKTFKVIGDLMTVPVKSVEIIKNIKPTEVFSIEVEGNHTFATSYGLFVHNCIPLDPHYLSWKARQHGFDSQFITLAEQINSGMPRYVAGLVRDALNDHQKSVKGSKILILGVAYKKDIDDMRESPALSVIDLLRSRGADVVYHDAFVPEVTFDHSYHIGVGDPLYNLDLTDELLESADCVVICTEHSEVDYTRVCRLSKVIVDTRNALSEDIRNGSSAKVIRL from the coding sequence ATGATAAAAGACGAACTTAACAATCTCATCGCCGAGAAGCGCGCGCGGATCGGCGTCATCGGACTTGGTTATGTCGGACTTCCGCTGATAATCGAATTTGCGCTGAAAGGATTTTCGACAACCGGATTCGAAGTTGACGGAAAAAAGGTCGATTCGCTTAACGGTGGCGTCTCGCACATCGTTGACGTGCCTTCGACGGACGTCGAAAAGGCGATCGCCGCCGGCAAGTTCGGCGCGACGACGGATTTCAGCCAACTCAAGGCCTGCGACGTGATCATCATTTGCGTCCCGACGCCGCTCCGCAAGACGAAAGACCCGGATATGTCCTACATTCTTGCGGCCGGCGAAGAGATCAAGAAATACGCCCGCCGCGGCCAACTAGTGATTCTCGAATCGACGACGTACCCCGGCACGACCGATGAAGTCCTGCAGCCGATGATCGAAGAAGCCGGGCTCAAACTCGACGAGGATTTTCTACTCGCATTTTCGCCCGAACGCGTCGATCCCGGCAATCCGCAGTTTCAAACGCACAACATCACCAAGGTCGTCGGCGGAGTCGGAAAGGATTCAACGGAAGTCTCGACGCTGCTCTATTCGCAGATCGTCGAAAAGGTACATCCGGTCAGTTCGGCGCGCGTTGCCGAGGCCGCGAAACTGTGGGAAAACACATTCCGCGCGATCAACATCGGAATGGCCAACGAGATGGCAAAGGTCTGCAACGCGCTCAACATCGACACCTGGGAAGTCGTCCGCGCGGCGGCGACAAAACCCTTCGGCTTTATGGCCTTTTATCCGGGGCCGGGCATTGGAGGTCATTGCCTCTCGGGAAAAGAGACGGTTATTGTTCGTGACGAAAACGGGAGAAGGATCGAGAACCTGCAAGAGCTCTTCAAGAGTGAATCCTCCAAGAATCGAGTGAGGAGATTTGATGTCCACGGAAGCGATGTGATTTACAAACCAGGTCTTGAGGCTCTGTCGGTCAATATGGAAACAAACAAGCCTGAATGGAAGCCGGTTCAGTACTTGTTCAAACGCGACACGGACGCAGAATTAGTTAAGGTTACAACGAGCGATAACCGCAAGCTGACAGTCACCGATTTACATCCGATGCTTGTTGTCAACGCAGACGGAAAGCTCGTTCAGGTCTTTGCGAAGGACTTGAAGCCAAACGATCGCTTGCCGTTACAGAATCGTCAGATACAAACCGCGAATTGCAAACGCGTGTTGATTGATGTGATCAAGCTGATTCCCGAAAATCTTGCCAACAAAGTTCGAGTCGTTCTTAGCGACACCAATTTGGTCCAGTATCGTGAAAAACTTCGAAAGCATCTCAGTTCGGAGAAACTCTGGGAATTGTCGAAAGTCAACTATCTCAGTCTGGCGGATTTCCGACAGGCAGAATCGGAACTTGGAATTGACCGAAGCGACGTAACGTTGAGGATTGGACGTGGCCCGTCCTCAAGTTCTTTTCCGGCGGTTGTTGAACTAACTTCAGATCTTTGTCGCTTGATCGGCTATTATCTCGCCGAAGGGTGTGCGACGAAAGAGAAAGGAAACGAACGGATAAGGTTCAGTTTCCATCGTCTTGAGACCGAATTCATCGACGACGTTCGTCAGATTCTGAACCGTGAGCTTGGCGTAAAAAGTTCGGTTCACGACTCAAGAATCCATCAGGTTACACACATTCGCGTCGCGTCCGCGTTGTTTGGGTGGTTTTTGGTTGAAGTCTTGCAATGCGGAAGACGATCGACGGAAATGCAGATTCCCGACGCGCTGCTTGATCTCCCTGAAACGCACAAAACCGAACTATTGAAAGGATTGCTGCGCGGCGACGGCGATGTCTACGTAAGCTCCGGGATGAATAGGTATGAACGAAATGGTCGCATCTACAATCACAAGAACACAAGCGCTGAAATAGGTTATTTTTCAAGCAGTGAGAAACTATTCCAACAGGTTGTCTTCTTGTTGCAGGAACAAGGATTCACTCCAACTTTCAAACGTGTGAAACCCCATCTACAAATGAAGGGTCGGGATCAGATTGCGCGAATGGCGGACTGGCTTGGAGAAAAAGGCTCGAAACTCCAAACCTATTTTTCGAACAGTTTGCGCTCGACAAAGAGCAAGACTTTCAAAGTGATCGGCGATTTGATGACCGTTCCTGTCAAATCTGTCGAAATCATCAAGAACATCAAACCAACCGAGGTCTTTTCGATCGAAGTTGAAGGGAACCACACTTTCGCGACAAGTTACGGGCTTTTTGTCCATAACTGCATTCCGCTCGACCCGCATTACCTGAGTTGGAAGGCGCGCCAGCACGGATTCGATTCGCAGTTCATCACGCTTGCCGAACAGATCAACTCGGGAATGCCGCGATACGTCGCGGGGCTCGTGCGCGATGCGCTCAACGATCATCAGAAATCGGTCAAGGGCTCGAAGATTCTGATCCTCGGCGTCGCGTATAAAAAGGACATCGACGATATGCGCGAGTCGCCGGCGCTTTCGGTCATCGATCTGCTTCGCTCGCGCGGCGCGGACGTCGTCTACCACGACGCCTTCGTCCCGGAGGTAACGTTCGATCACTCGTATCACATCGGCGTCGGCGATCCGCTCTACAATCTGGATCTGACGGACGAACTTCTCGAATCGGCCGACTGCGTCGTCATCTGCACCGAGCATTCCGAAGTCGATTACACCCGTGTCTGCCGCCTGTCGAAGGTCATCGTCGACACGCGAAACGCGCTCAGCGAAGACATCAGAAATGGCAGCAGCGCGAAGGTGATCCGTCTTTGA
- a CDS encoding type II toxin-antitoxin system HicB family antitoxin, producing the protein MRYMVVIEEGETSWGAYVPDLPGCVAVAESEEEVKHLIQEAIEFHLEDLSVTGAKIPPAISKSDYVEVRPV; encoded by the coding sequence ATGCGATATATGGTTGTCATCGAAGAAGGCGAGACGAGTTGGGGGGCTTACGTCCCCGACCTTCCAGGTTGTGTTGCCGTTGCTGAAAGTGAAGAAGAGGTAAAACATTTGATCCAAGAAGCAATCGAATTTCACCTGGAAGACCTATCGGTGACAGGAGCAAAAATTCCGCCGGCGATATCGAAAAGCGATTACGTCGAAGTTCGGCCGGTGTAA